The uncultured Sunxiuqinia sp. genome contains a region encoding:
- a CDS encoding YafY family protein, with translation MNRTDRLNAILIQLQSKRVVKAREIAERFEISLRTVYRDIRALEEAGVPIGAEAGVGYFLQESYHLPPVMFTSDEASALLFGEKLVGKMSDEKIKSDFCSALYKVKAILKPSEKDYLEKLHEHVEVYNYHSMGDRFRLLYLNEIQRALVNKQVLHIKYESKHAEEAVFRKVEPIGLCNYSSRWHLLAWCQLRKDYRDFRLDRIADLQLTSENFKEKQHVSIREYMAQNTMITSEANITLLVPKSRQKLIDESKYWYGFLAEEDTGDWIRMQFSNSDLRGFAIWMLNTGSHAQVEFPLDLQEIITDYVNDMIETYRKD, from the coding sequence ATGAACCGCACGGATCGCCTCAATGCCATATTGATTCAGCTGCAAAGCAAGCGTGTTGTAAAGGCGCGGGAAATTGCTGAACGCTTCGAGATTAGCTTGCGAACCGTGTATCGCGATATTCGTGCGTTGGAGGAAGCCGGCGTTCCTATTGGAGCTGAAGCCGGAGTGGGATACTTTTTACAAGAGAGCTATCACCTGCCTCCGGTCATGTTTACCAGCGACGAAGCTTCGGCCTTGTTGTTTGGTGAAAAGCTGGTGGGGAAAATGAGTGATGAAAAGATTAAGTCAGATTTCTGCTCAGCGCTATACAAGGTAAAAGCTATTCTGAAGCCTTCGGAAAAGGATTATCTGGAGAAACTGCACGAGCACGTGGAAGTTTATAATTACCATTCGATGGGCGACCGTTTTCGCTTACTTTATCTGAACGAGATTCAGCGAGCTCTGGTAAATAAACAAGTACTTCATATAAAGTATGAGTCGAAGCATGCCGAAGAAGCGGTTTTCCGCAAAGTAGAGCCCATTGGTTTGTGCAATTACAGCTCGCGCTGGCATTTGCTGGCCTGGTGCCAGTTGCGAAAAGACTACCGCGACTTCCGGCTCGACCGTATTGCAGACTTGCAGTTGACTTCAGAAAACTTCAAAGAAAAACAGCACGTAAGCATTCGTGAGTACATGGCGCAAAATACCATGATCACATCCGAAGCCAATATTACGCTGCTCGTTCCCAAGTCCAGGCAAAAGTTGATCGATGAGTCGAAATACTGGTATGGATTTCTTGCCGAAGAAGATACAGGTGATTGGATTCGCATGCAATTTTCAAACAGTGATTTGCGTGGATTTGCTATTTGGATGCTGAATACCGGGAGTCATGCCCAAGTGGAATTTCCTTTGGATTTGCAGGAAATTATAACCGATTACGTGAATGATATGATTGAAACGTACAGAAAGGATTGA